A genomic window from Silene latifolia isolate original U9 population chromosome Y, ASM4854445v1, whole genome shotgun sequence includes:
- the LOC141628098 gene encoding protein FAR1-RELATED SEQUENCE 2-like, translating into MNGFENIGASLNNFQKFLRDVKCFIHERDGQLFVDHFKEMSETRKGFYFNYNIDNGGSLRRAIWADTTARENYMIFGDAVSFDPTYSTNKYSMVFTPFTGIDHHKRSTMFCWALIAREDYESFNWVFSRFLHAMGGRNLSI; encoded by the coding sequence ATGAATGGGTTCGAAAATATTGGAGCAAGCTTAAACAATTTTCAGAAATTCCTTAGGGATGTTAAATGTTTCATTCATGAACGTGATGGTCAGTTGTTCGTAGACCATTTTAAGGAAATGTCTGAAACCAGAAAAGGTTTCTACTTTAACTATAATATTGACAATGGTGGTAGCCTACGTAGGGCTATATGGGCTGACACTACTGCCCGAGAGAACTACATGATATTTGGCGATGCGGTGTCATTCGACCCAACCTACTCAACGAACAAGTATTCTATGGTTTTCACACCGttcactggcatagatcaccataaaCGATCAACAATGTTTTGTTGGGCTCTAATTGCAAGAGAAGATTATGAGTCATTTAATTGGGTTTTCAGCCGGTTTTTACATGCAATGGGGGGAAGGAACCTGAGTATATAA